One Desulfovibrio fairfieldensis genomic window carries:
- a CDS encoding FecR family protein translates to MFIQRLFFWAAFCCLSLLLAAPGFAASSQPAEAARVIAVTPGAFVQRGNVRAPLKLKDPLYKEDQVSTDATGKLQLLFADDTTVAVAPDSMVNIADFSFGGPAKASFAMGVGRGLARVVTGKVVEQNREGFKVTTPHATVGIRGTILTADVRSPSQSKFILSQLGAGHTVSVLNTATGQNTEMPKAGLTTEAGAAGNVLRPATPAEMNAVQTVTRQTRQAPQTVATGNSAARGTSTAARPQAQSSTPAKNPATTGTPASMGASGVEDPSGGHSVAGKGDTTVNQVAATAPKSNEETLHGVGNLADSSAPDGSSPDPTPGGDLTPDPMPGGDLTPGAGDNPGGLSASYVGGLGSRSAEDLHGGFSFDVNLGSGVLDKGTMYVEHSGTRYEGTDGSGQLTGSDFTLGFEHMTETGNLPEDRNVTGNIAGSLSPDKESLTVDQWEVNTQQHGVSIGGDTGCGHKAH, encoded by the coding sequence ATGTTTATCCAGCGCCTCTTTTTCTGGGCAGCATTCTGTTGTCTCAGTCTGCTTCTTGCCGCTCCGGGCTTTGCCGCGTCCTCCCAGCCCGCCGAAGCCGCGCGTGTCATCGCCGTGACGCCGGGGGCCTTTGTGCAGCGCGGAAATGTGCGCGCGCCCCTCAAACTGAAAGACCCGCTGTATAAAGAGGACCAGGTCAGCACCGACGCCACCGGCAAGCTGCAACTGCTTTTCGCCGACGACACCACGGTGGCCGTAGCGCCGGACAGCATGGTCAATATTGCTGATTTCAGCTTCGGCGGACCGGCCAAGGCCAGCTTCGCCATGGGCGTGGGCCGGGGCCTGGCCCGGGTGGTCACCGGCAAGGTGGTGGAGCAAAACCGCGAAGGTTTCAAAGTCACCACGCCACACGCCACGGTGGGCATTCGCGGCACTATTCTGACCGCCGACGTGCGCAGTCCCTCCCAGAGCAAATTCATCCTCAGCCAATTGGGCGCGGGCCACACCGTCAGTGTGCTCAATACCGCCACAGGCCAGAACACGGAAATGCCCAAAGCCGGCCTGACCACCGAAGCGGGAGCCGCCGGCAATGTGCTGCGCCCGGCCACGCCCGCTGAAATGAACGCTGTCCAGACAGTGACGCGCCAGACCCGCCAAGCCCCGCAAACCGTCGCTACGGGCAATTCTGCGGCTCGGGGTACGTCAACGGCGGCCCGACCTCAGGCGCAATCATCGACTCCTGCCAAAAACCCGGCAACAACGGGTACTCCCGCTTCCATGGGCGCGTCCGGCGTGGAAGATCCCTCCGGAGGGCACAGCGTGGCCGGCAAAGGCGACACTACAGTCAACCAGGTCGCCGCCACAGCTCCCAAAAGCAATGAAGAAACCCTGCACGGCGTAGGTAATCTTGCCGATAGTTCTGCCCCCGACGGCTCCTCGCCTGATCCCACGCCCGGCGGTGATCTCACTCCTGACCCCATGCCCGGCGGCGACCTCACGCCCGGCGCGGGTGACAATCCTGGCGGGCTTAGCGCCAGCTATGTGGGGGGGCTGGGTTCGAGAAGCGCGGAAGATCTTCACGGCGGATTTAGCTTCGATGTGAATCTGGGCAGCGGCGTGCTGGACAAGGGCACTATGTATGTAGAACACAGCGGCACGCGGTATGAGGGCACAGACGGCAGCGGTCAGCTCACCGGTTCTGACTTTACCTTGGGTTTCGAGCATATGACTGAAACCGGCAACCTTCCCGAAGATAGAAATGTTACCGGCAATATTGCTGGCAGCCTGTCGCCGGACAAGGAATCTCTGACCGTTGACCAGTGGGAAGTCAACACCCAGCAACACGGCGTTTCCATCGGCGGCGACACCGGCTGTGGTCATAAGGCACATTAA
- a CDS encoding EAL domain-containing protein — translation MTSPFSRILSVLLTICFLSAPLSLRAMEGTETARVGYYEDGDYMRRTHSGEYVGFNFEYLQEISKFSGLTYQVVDGVSWEHTLEMLEKGEIDILPAVYYTPERAKKMLFSELPMLSLYTTLNVRADDGRYSYEDFPSFRGMKVGIIANSKDGEKFRQYCRDNGLDLIIVPYAETAGLLDALADKTLDGVAITHLGRNSIFRSVAQFSPEPMYIAVAKDRPDLLARINKAMNIIDLRDPYYAMRLHAKYFSVSTEQKPVFTEQEEAFIAKKKIIKASYDPSWAPLEYTDPATGRFIGVVADLFKHIESESGLLFDFIPLPQLKGLEMAAKGEIDVVCVMAGDYLWNKHYNLNTTGEYLSSPALLVRPRQGGEIKTIALQQGYWLSKSIAEENPGKKILYYDSVKECFDALLEGKADVTYANAHIVNYLRAEPRYAALNATPLGRYTSQLRIGVSRHADPRLFAILDKCVQYTSMEEMDDLVLKNTIKPRSIRLRDFVAEHPAEVISGIVAVFGLIILLLAYSLAMKSRHNVQIQSLLYRDRLTGLDNIDKFYVECNQLLAGSKNEYALLYGDISQFKIVNDNFGFAVGDELLRAYAAILRDSVGQGERCARVSADHFILLLRYQGWEQLLARTKDMAQSLDVWRYAQGLPYKIGTAFGAYLVNKTEKHNIHLMLDLANYARRNAKLTMRGPLVLYDEKMRQDALLQQELSGHLENALEQGELTAWFQPKVDMPSGEIIGSEALVRWNHPARGLLMPGRFMPLFERNGAVVQIDIYVFEQVCKALSQWNKQGLPVHPVSCNFSSLHFDRADFPRQLADIAARYEVPHALLEVEITESSIMSNPESACAQIMQLKERGFLIAIDDFGSGYSSLGQIQQIMADVLKLDRSFVQRNILGAREQIVLSNVIRMATELGMSVICEGVETGEQADILIQLGCRNAQGFFYAKPMPRRDFEQLLQKGARLPV, via the coding sequence ATGACGTCTCCCTTTTCGCGCATTCTGAGCGTGCTTCTGACCATCTGTTTTCTGTCGGCTCCTCTCTCCTTGCGCGCCATGGAAGGCACGGAAACGGCCCGCGTCGGCTATTACGAAGACGGCGACTATATGCGCCGCACTCACAGCGGCGAGTATGTCGGCTTCAATTTTGAATATCTGCAGGAGATTTCCAAATTCAGCGGCCTGACCTACCAGGTGGTGGACGGCGTGAGTTGGGAACATACCCTGGAGATGCTCGAAAAAGGCGAAATCGACATCTTGCCCGCCGTGTACTACACGCCGGAACGGGCCAAGAAGATGCTTTTTTCCGAGCTGCCCATGCTGAGCCTGTACACCACGCTCAACGTCCGGGCGGACGACGGGCGTTACTCCTATGAGGACTTTCCCTCCTTCCGGGGCATGAAGGTGGGCATCATCGCCAACAGCAAGGACGGCGAAAAATTCCGCCAGTACTGCCGGGACAACGGCCTGGACCTGATCATTGTTCCCTATGCGGAAACCGCCGGCCTGCTTGACGCGCTGGCGGACAAAACCCTGGACGGCGTGGCCATCACCCACCTGGGCCGCAACAGCATTTTCCGCAGCGTGGCCCAGTTTTCGCCGGAGCCCATGTATATTGCCGTGGCCAAGGACCGGCCGGATCTGCTGGCCCGCATCAACAAGGCCATGAACATCATCGACCTGCGCGATCCCTATTACGCCATGCGCCTGCACGCCAAGTATTTCTCGGTCAGCACGGAGCAGAAGCCCGTTTTTACCGAGCAGGAAGAGGCGTTCATCGCCAAGAAAAAGATTATCAAAGCCTCGTATGATCCCAGCTGGGCGCCTCTGGAATATACGGATCCCGCGACAGGCCGCTTTATCGGCGTGGTGGCGGACCTTTTCAAGCATATCGAGAGCGAGAGCGGCCTGCTCTTTGACTTTATACCGCTGCCCCAGTTGAAGGGGCTGGAAATGGCCGCCAAGGGCGAGATTGATGTGGTCTGTGTCATGGCCGGAGACTACCTCTGGAATAAACACTACAACCTCAATACCACCGGCGAATACCTGAGCAGCCCGGCCCTTCTGGTCCGCCCGAGGCAGGGAGGAGAGATCAAAACCATTGCCCTGCAGCAGGGCTACTGGCTTTCCAAGAGCATCGCCGAGGAGAATCCCGGCAAAAAAATTCTGTATTACGATTCCGTGAAAGAATGTTTCGATGCCCTGCTGGAAGGCAAGGCCGACGTCACCTACGCCAATGCCCATATCGTCAACTACCTGCGGGCCGAACCGCGTTACGCCGCACTGAACGCGACGCCCCTGGGCAGATACACCAGCCAGTTGCGCATCGGCGTTTCCCGCCATGCCGATCCCCGTTTGTTCGCCATTCTGGACAAGTGCGTCCAGTACACCTCCATGGAAGAGATGGACGACCTGGTGCTGAAAAATACCATCAAGCCCCGCAGCATCCGCCTGCGTGATTTTGTGGCCGAGCACCCGGCGGAGGTCATCAGCGGCATTGTGGCCGTATTCGGCCTGATCATCCTCTTGCTGGCATACAGCCTGGCCATGAAATCCAGGCACAATGTGCAGATCCAATCCCTGCTCTACAGGGACCGGCTGACCGGCCTGGACAATATCGACAAGTTCTATGTGGAATGCAACCAGCTGCTGGCCGGTTCCAAAAACGAATACGCCCTGCTCTACGGCGACATCAGCCAGTTCAAGATCGTCAACGACAACTTCGGTTTTGCCGTGGGCGACGAACTGCTCCGCGCCTACGCGGCCATTCTGCGGGACAGCGTCGGCCAGGGCGAGCGTTGCGCGCGCGTTTCCGCCGACCACTTCATCCTGTTGTTGCGCTACCAAGGCTGGGAACAACTGCTGGCGCGCACCAAAGACATGGCCCAGTCCCTGGACGTCTGGCGCTATGCCCAGGGCCTTCCCTACAAAATAGGCACGGCCTTCGGCGCTTATCTGGTGAACAAGACGGAAAAGCACAATATCCATCTCATGCTGGATCTGGCCAACTACGCCCGCAGAAACGCCAAACTGACCATGCGCGGCCCTCTGGTGCTCTATGACGAAAAAATGCGCCAGGACGCCCTGTTGCAGCAGGAATTGAGCGGGCACCTGGAAAATGCCCTGGAACAGGGCGAACTGACGGCATGGTTCCAGCCCAAGGTGGACATGCCCAGCGGCGAAATCATCGGCAGCGAGGCGCTGGTGCGCTGGAATCACCCGGCGCGCGGCCTGCTCATGCCTGGCCGCTTCATGCCCCTGTTCGAGCGCAACGGCGCGGTGGTCCAGATCGACATCTATGTTTTCGAACAGGTCTGCAAGGCTCTGAGCCAGTGGAACAAGCAGGGCCTGCCTGTTCACCCGGTGTCCTGCAATTTTTCCAGCCTGCATTTCGACCGGGCGGATTTTCCACGGCAACTGGCGGACATCGCCGCCCGTTATGAAGTGCCCCACGCGCTGCTGGAAGTGGAAATCACCGAAAGTTCCATCATGAGCAACCCGGAATCCGCCTGCGCCCAGATCATGCAGTTGAAGGAACGCGGCTTCCTGATTGCCATCGACGACTTTGGTTCCGGCTATTCCTCACTGGGCCAGATCCAGCAGATCATGGCCGACGTGCTCAAGTTGGACCGCAGCTTTGTCCAGCGCAACATTCTCGGCGCGCGGGAACAGATCGTGCTCAGCAACGTCATCCGCATGGCTACGGAACTGGGCATGTCGGTCATTTGCGAAGGCGTGGAAACCGGGGAGCAGGCGGATATCCTCATCCAGCTGGGCTGCCGCAACGCCCAGGGCTTTTTTTACGCCAAACCCATGCCCAGGCGGGATTTTGAACAGCTTCTGCAAAAAGGGGCCCGGCTGCCGGTGTAA
- a CDS encoding tetratricopeptide repeat protein, with amino-acid sequence MLRYLHPCLLWIILFLLLFPLRATAASLPALDLALDQSRAQAKTLVNKGRYEEAYQLYMRLLREEPDNDETNYGLALAAARTRRYSQAMLAFERLIDRYPADAKLRRSLADVYLRLGDRGAARRELDLARQYDPTLTEERIARVLDSLESVQSRFQAHGRLSGGVMYDSNANQGPASDKMSLGLFDNLTVHGVKAVDSWGSYLNGMLDAGWRLGEDSAWWFVSDIAFFKRWNGNPKLPVNNDFSWGRAALGLRHMSSRTLAELRVKGEMADQSLDQRVSVLGPEGTFVWAALPNLQLITRAAVEKRAYTLDIGRDGTYWWVGEYMRVLLGSSGHEMTLGMRALGSAVDTPDYSYHGLEASLRLRLKVTDKFQLLPFASMRRENYDGPATVLEQEYRRDTVCRTGLFALYNLTSSLQAEAGVQYVDTRSSSPLYTYRQYTFNMGLAWTF; translated from the coding sequence ATGCTCCGTTATCTGCATCCGTGTCTGCTGTGGATTATTTTATTTCTGCTGCTTTTTCCCCTGCGGGCAACGGCGGCGTCGTTGCCCGCCCTTGATCTGGCTTTGGACCAAAGCCGCGCCCAGGCCAAAACGCTCGTCAACAAAGGCCGCTACGAGGAGGCCTATCAGCTCTACATGCGCCTGCTACGCGAAGAGCCGGACAATGACGAGACCAATTACGGCCTGGCTCTGGCCGCCGCCCGCACCCGGCGCTATTCCCAGGCCATGCTGGCCTTTGAACGACTCATCGACCGCTACCCGGCGGACGCCAAGCTGCGCCGCTCCCTGGCCGATGTCTATCTGCGCCTGGGCGACAGGGGCGCGGCCCGCCGCGAACTGGATCTGGCCCGCCAGTACGACCCGACCCTTACGGAAGAGCGTATCGCTCGCGTGCTGGACAGCCTGGAAAGCGTTCAGTCCCGCTTTCAGGCCCACGGCCGGCTCAGCGGCGGCGTCATGTACGACTCCAACGCCAATCAGGGTCCGGCTTCGGACAAGATGAGCCTCGGGCTTTTCGACAATCTGACCGTGCACGGGGTCAAGGCCGTGGACAGCTGGGGCTCCTACCTCAACGGCATGCTGGACGCGGGCTGGCGGCTGGGAGAGGACAGCGCCTGGTGGTTCGTTTCGGACATCGCTTTTTTCAAGCGCTGGAACGGCAATCCCAAGTTGCCCGTCAACAACGACTTTTCCTGGGGCCGGGCCGCGCTGGGGCTGCGGCATATGTCCTCCAGAACCCTCGCCGAACTGCGCGTCAAGGGAGAAATGGCCGACCAGAGCCTGGACCAGCGCGTGAGCGTGCTGGGGCCGGAGGGCACTTTCGTCTGGGCGGCGCTGCCCAACCTGCAGCTGATCACCCGCGCCGCCGTGGAAAAGCGTGCCTATACCCTGGATATCGGCCGCGACGGCACCTATTGGTGGGTGGGGGAATACATGCGTGTGCTGCTGGGTTCGTCCGGCCATGAGATGACCCTGGGGATGCGCGCCCTGGGTTCGGCCGTGGACACCCCCGATTACAGCTACCACGGCCTGGAGGCCAGTCTGCGCCTGCGCCTCAAAGTTACGGACAAGTTCCAACTGTTGCCCTTTGCCAGCATGCGCCGCGAAAACTATGACGGCCCGGCCACCGTGCTGGAACAGGAATACCGCCGGGACACGGTCTGCCGTACCGGGCTGTTCGCCCTGTACAACCTGACCTCCAGCCTCCAGGCGGAGGCCGGCGTGCAGTATGTGGACACCCGCTCCTCCTCCCCGCTCTATACTTACCGGCAGTATACCTTCAATATGGGCCTGGCCTGGACGTTCTGA
- a CDS encoding HD domain-containing phosphohydrolase — MKIRLWGTRGSVPVSSPQMTRYGGDTTCIEVRSESGGRLILDAGTGIHALGDSMDHEIPTDCTICFSHAHWDHLQGLPHFKPLYNPNWHLSLRGPVLAGDVPFSQNLLEIFDEKHFPVPWRELPRRPILEFTPGEQFQVDDMTVKTCPTAHPGSCAAYRIEADGWSFVFTGDHECGDKGDSKATKRLLDFMAGADVALVDGHYFLKDYPLHQGWGHSAMEQWPALLAGRGVKHLIYTHYDPSYCDRELDKVFDALRENCRLPISLQLGCQGMLITADGGETEEREESLESINCKLCDFFHRISHFSDTNVVLDSVLNQARALSNADAGTIYLLENNSLVFSYAANDTLFPGSEANKYAYLNASLPLDTASIAGFVACTGRVLNIPDVRAIPRSEPYTFNDAFDLATGYRTVSMLTVPFTDVQNRILGVLQLINSVKNGRIQAFPPNTVRYVGRLVMLAGNSLERARLANDLILRMLRTASLRDPRETASHVRRVGAMAAEIYHRWAEKHGLSAEEIRAAKGRLRLAAMLHDVGKVGIPDAILKKPGRLTPEERRIMEKHAVMGARLFENATQDVDMLAHTIALHHHQKWNGSGYTGSDKHPLLSGTDIPLEARITAIADVYDALISRRCYKEAWDVKDALDILRNDSGSHFDPELVDVFMEIHDVITAICKRFPDLEDA; from the coding sequence ATGAAAATCCGGCTGTGGGGGACGCGAGGTTCCGTCCCCGTGTCCTCGCCGCAAATGACGCGTTACGGGGGCGACACGACCTGCATTGAAGTCAGGAGCGAATCAGGCGGCCGCCTGATTCTGGATGCCGGTACCGGCATCCACGCCCTGGGCGACAGCATGGATCATGAAATCCCCACGGATTGCACCATCTGTTTCAGCCACGCCCATTGGGACCACCTTCAGGGCCTGCCCCATTTCAAGCCGCTTTACAATCCCAACTGGCACCTGAGCCTGCGCGGCCCCGTTCTTGCCGGAGACGTTCCTTTCTCCCAAAACCTGCTGGAAATCTTTGACGAAAAACATTTTCCCGTGCCCTGGCGGGAACTGCCCCGGCGGCCCATCCTGGAATTCACGCCCGGCGAGCAGTTCCAGGTGGACGACATGACGGTGAAAACCTGTCCCACAGCCCACCCCGGTTCCTGCGCGGCCTACCGCATTGAGGCCGACGGCTGGAGCTTCGTTTTTACCGGCGACCACGAATGCGGCGACAAGGGCGACAGCAAGGCCACGAAACGCCTGCTGGATTTCATGGCCGGAGCGGATGTGGCCCTGGTGGACGGGCATTATTTTCTCAAAGACTACCCCCTGCACCAAGGGTGGGGGCACAGCGCCATGGAGCAGTGGCCCGCGCTCCTGGCCGGACGCGGCGTCAAACACCTGATCTACACCCATTACGACCCTTCCTACTGCGACAGGGAGCTGGATAAGGTTTTTGACGCCCTGCGTGAAAACTGCCGCCTGCCGATTTCCCTCCAGTTGGGCTGCCAGGGCATGCTGATCACGGCTGACGGCGGCGAAACGGAAGAGCGGGAAGAAAGCCTGGAGTCCATTAACTGCAAACTCTGCGATTTCTTCCATCGCATTTCACACTTTTCCGACACCAACGTTGTTCTGGACAGCGTCCTGAATCAGGCCCGCGCCTTGAGCAACGCCGATGCGGGAACCATCTACCTGTTGGAAAACAACAGCCTGGTTTTTTCCTACGCGGCCAACGACACGCTGTTTCCAGGCTCGGAAGCCAATAAATACGCCTACCTTAACGCCAGCCTGCCCCTGGACACCGCTTCCATCGCCGGTTTCGTGGCCTGCACGGGCCGCGTCCTGAACATCCCGGACGTGCGCGCCATTCCCCGGAGCGAGCCCTATACCTTCAACGACGCCTTTGACCTTGCCACGGGATATCGCACGGTTTCCATGCTCACCGTGCCCTTTACGGACGTGCAGAACAGGATTCTCGGCGTCCTGCAACTGATCAACAGCGTAAAAAACGGCCGGATCCAGGCCTTCCCGCCCAACACGGTACGCTATGTGGGCCGCCTGGTGATGCTGGCCGGCAATTCCCTGGAACGGGCGCGCCTGGCTAATGACCTGATTCTGCGCATGCTCAGGACGGCCTCGTTGCGTGACCCGCGCGAGACGGCCAGCCATGTGCGCCGGGTGGGGGCCATGGCCGCTGAAATCTACCACCGCTGGGCGGAAAAACACGGCCTGAGCGCCGAGGAAATCCGCGCGGCCAAGGGCCGTTTGCGCTTGGCGGCCATGCTCCATGACGTGGGCAAGGTGGGCATACCCGACGCCATCCTGAAAAAACCCGGCCGCCTCACGCCCGAGGAACGCCGAATCATGGAAAAGCATGCGGTCATGGGCGCCAGGCTGTTTGAAAACGCCACTCAGGATGTGGACATGCTGGCCCATACCATCGCCCTGCACCACCACCAGAAATGGAACGGTTCGGGCTATACCGGTTCGGACAAGCATCCCCTGCTGTCCGGTACGGACATCCCCCTGGAAGCCCGGATCACGGCCATTGCCGACGTCTATGACGCGCTTATTTCCCGGCGTTGCTACAAGGAAGCCTGGGATGTAAAAGACGCTCTGGACATTCTGCGCAACGACTCGGGAAGCCATTTCGACCCGGAACTGGTGGATGTCTTTATGGAAATCCACGACGTGATTACCGCCATCTGCAAGCGCTTTCCTGACCTGGAGGACGCGTGA
- a CDS encoding CHASE2 domain-containing protein has translation MSRPLSRHPALRRAALALLPGLAVSGLMLLLYLLQPPLLRQLDNEIYDLFLTSRRAPPPSDAPVVVDIDEKSLAAYGQWPWPRYLVARLIDNLTRNGAASVALDILLAEPDRSSPNLLRQRLRKDFGVELDLQKLPPGLADNDAMLAATLARSPAVLGVFMQFDPYKAPPSSLPRPTGLAEQTPAGAPPPRDTVLRATSALLPLPVFSRAAPTGAINVAPGTDGVVREVPLLYRLGDNIYANLSLRALMRGLDVKTMILRSGPEGLTEIRLGPYRIPVSTRGLMRVPFKGPRGVYPYYSAVDILEKRVPPEQLEGRVVFVGTSAAGLQDIRATPFDAVYPGVEVHAAVVDAILNQDHIVQPDATPGIQALAILLAGLTAALVFSFTRAFIYGPACLLLAGGAIWGSGHLFAQGQFISPLYVVLTILAQGLCILPVRFWQEERQKRVLRQAFSRYVAPEVVARIAAREGDIFAGEERDVSVLFTDIRGFTSLSEKLEPQQVVALLNRYFTPMTACVRDSGGTLDKFIGDAIMAFWNAPLDVPDHPRRAVAAAVRMQALLRGLNPVLEKEFGVRLRIGAGLHCGPVYVGNMGSEDLLDYTCIGDTVNLASRLEGMCAKYGVSVVVSGAMAERCGAAFYFRALDSIRVKGKSRPVAIFSVHEQEEARRREAEFATARDALQCYIQGNFTAAGRLFGRLRESSTESNVLYELYSGRCAALCADPPENWDGIWTFNSK, from the coding sequence ATGTCCAGACCACTATCCCGACATCCGGCCTTGCGGCGCGCGGCCCTGGCCCTGTTGCCCGGCTTGGCCGTCAGCGGCCTGATGCTGTTGCTGTACCTGTTGCAGCCGCCCCTGCTTCGGCAGCTCGACAATGAAATATACGATCTTTTTCTGACTTCCCGGCGGGCGCCGCCGCCCTCGGATGCGCCCGTGGTGGTGGACATCGATGAAAAAAGCCTGGCCGCATACGGCCAGTGGCCCTGGCCCCGCTACCTGGTGGCCCGGCTTATCGACAATCTGACCCGAAACGGCGCGGCCTCCGTGGCTCTGGATATTCTGCTGGCCGAGCCGGACCGCAGTTCGCCCAATCTGCTGCGCCAGCGGCTGCGCAAGGATTTCGGGGTGGAACTTGATCTGCAAAAGCTGCCCCCCGGCCTGGCGGACAACGACGCCATGCTGGCCGCGACGCTGGCCCGCAGTCCCGCGGTGCTCGGCGTATTCATGCAGTTCGACCCGTATAAAGCCCCGCCCTCATCCCTGCCCCGCCCCACGGGGCTGGCCGAGCAGACGCCCGCGGGCGCGCCGCCGCCGCGCGATACCGTGCTGCGCGCCACGTCGGCCCTGCTGCCCCTGCCTGTTTTCAGCCGGGCCGCGCCGACAGGGGCCATCAACGTGGCCCCCGGCACGGACGGCGTGGTGCGCGAAGTGCCCCTGCTCTACCGCCTGGGCGACAATATTTACGCCAACCTCTCCCTGCGTGCCCTGATGCGCGGCCTGGACGTCAAAACCATGATTCTGCGCTCCGGCCCCGAGGGTCTCACGGAAATCCGGCTGGGGCCCTACCGCATCCCGGTTTCGACACGGGGCCTGATGCGCGTGCCCTTCAAGGGTCCGCGCGGCGTCTACCCCTATTACAGCGCCGTGGACATTCTGGAAAAACGCGTGCCGCCGGAGCAGCTGGAGGGGCGGGTCGTGTTTGTGGGCACGTCCGCGGCCGGGCTTCAGGATATTCGCGCCACGCCCTTCGACGCGGTCTATCCCGGCGTGGAAGTGCACGCCGCGGTGGTGGACGCCATCCTGAACCAGGACCACATCGTACAGCCGGATGCCACGCCCGGCATCCAGGCCCTGGCGATCCTGCTGGCCGGACTGACCGCGGCTTTGGTATTCAGCTTCACCCGCGCCTTTATTTACGGCCCGGCCTGCCTGCTCCTGGCCGGTGGCGCGATCTGGGGCTCCGGCCATCTTTTCGCCCAGGGCCAGTTCATTTCCCCGCTCTATGTGGTGCTGACCATCCTGGCTCAGGGGCTCTGCATCCTGCCCGTGCGCTTCTGGCAGGAGGAAAGACAGAAGCGCGTACTGCGCCAGGCTTTCAGCCGCTATGTGGCGCCGGAGGTCGTGGCCCGCATCGCCGCGCGCGAAGGCGACATCTTCGCCGGTGAGGAACGCGACGTCAGTGTGCTGTTTACCGACATACGCGGCTTCACCAGCCTCTCGGAAAAGCTGGAGCCACAACAGGTGGTGGCCCTGCTCAACCGCTATTTCACGCCCATGACCGCCTGTGTGCGGGACAGCGGCGGCACGCTGGACAAGTTTATCGGCGACGCCATCATGGCCTTCTGGAACGCCCCCCTGGACGTGCCGGACCATCCCCGGCGCGCCGTGGCCGCCGCCGTGCGCATGCAGGCCCTGCTGCGCGGGCTCAATCCCGTGTTGGAAAAGGAATTCGGCGTGCGCCTGCGCATCGGCGCGGGCCTGCACTGCGGGCCGGTCTACGTGGGCAATATGGGGTCCGAGGATCTGCTGGACTACACCTGCATCGGCGACACGGTCAATCTGGCCTCGCGCCTGGAGGGCATGTGCGCCAAATACGGGGTGAGCGTCGTGGTCAGCGGCGCCATGGCGGAGCGCTGCGGCGCGGCCTTTTACTTCCGCGCCCTGGACAGCATCCGGGTCAAGGGCAAATCCAGGCCGGTAGCCATCTTTTCCGTGCATGAGCAGGAGGAAGCCCGGCGCCGCGAAGCGGAATTCGCCACCGCGCGAGACGCGCTGCAATGCTATATACAGGGGAATTTTACCGCCGCCGGAAGACTATTCGGGCGCTTGCGCGAATCCTCCACTGAGAGTAACGTACTTTACGAATTATACAGCGGCCGTTGCGCGGCGCTTTGCGCGGACCCGCCCGAAAATTGGGATGGTATCTGGACGTTTAACAGCAAATGA